The DNA region GGTGGCGCAGGCGTTGCGGACCACCGGGGGGTCGGCCCGGCTGCACGCGGACGCGTACGACAGCTTCCGGAGGGACCACTGCGACCTGGACGACGGCGGCGCGGCCCGTCGCGTCGTGGACCGGCTGCTGGCGGACGACGGCGGCGTGGACGGCGGCCCGGACCGGCTGCCGGCGGACCACGGCCGCTGAGACGGTGCCGTGCGGCCCGCGCCCCTGGGTCAGCCCTTGAGCGCCCGGACCGCCGAGGCGGCGAGATCGTCCAGGTACCCCTTCGGCAGCTCCCCGCGGACCACCGCGAGGCGCCAGTAGAGCGGTCCGACGATCAGGTCCAGCGCACGGTCCGGGTCGCTGCCCTCGGGCAGTTCGCCGCGCTCGACCGCCGACCGGACCACGACGGCGGCGACCCCCTGCCGCTGGTCCAGCAGCGCGGCCTTGACGGCGCCGGAGATCTCCGGATTACGGGCCGCCTCGACCAGCAGATCGGGGATGACCTGCGAGGCCACCGGGTGGCGCAGGGCGTACGCGGCGAGCTCCAGCACGGACCGCACGTCCCCGTACAGCGAACCCGTCGCCGGTGCGGGCATGCCCTGGGCCGCGACGGCCGCGACCAGGTCGAGGACGAGGTGCAGCTTGGACTTCCAGCGGCGGTAGACGGCGGTCTTGCCGACCCCCGCGCGCCGGGCGATGCCCTCGATCGACATCCGCGCGAAACCCACTGCGGCCAGTTCCTCGAAGACGGCACCGCGAATCGCGTCGGTCACATCCTCCCGCAGCACCGCGGCACCTGCCGGGGCGCGGCGGCCTGTTCGCCGTTCGGTGGTCATGCACCCGATGGTAAACCGTCACGACGGGACGGTTGCGTCGCGACGCGCAAACGTCCTACCCTCAGCGTTGCGACGATACGGTCCCGTCCCGTCCTTGAGACCGCTCGCCGTGTTCCTCCCGCCCCCGTCGAAAGCGATCGTGGTGAGCCAGACAGCAGCCCCGCCTGCGCCCGCGCCCCCCTCACTCCTCCCCACGTACGAGCCCGGCGAGCTGGCCGCGCTCGCCGCCCGGCACGGACTGACCGTCAGCGGCGCCCGGCCGGACCTCCTGGAGTACGTCCGGCAGCTGTGGGGGCGAAGGCACTTCATCACGGCGTTCGCGACCGCCAAACTGACCGCGCAGTACAGCCAGGCGAAGCTCGGCCAGATATGGCAGATCATGACCCCGCTGCTCAACGCGGCGGTCTACTACTTCATCTTCGGCGTCCTGTTGAACACGAAGCGCGGGGTCCCCGACTTCGTGCCCTTCCTCGTCACCGGGGTCTTCATCTGGACCTTCACGGCCAGCTCGATCACGGCCGGCACCCGGGCCATCAGCGGCAACACCGGACTCGTGCGGGCCCTGCACTTCCCCCGCGCGTCCCTCCCCATCGCCCTGGCCCTCCAGCAGCTCCAGCAGCTGCTGTTCTCGCTGGGCGCGCTCTTCCTCATCCTGCTGGCCTTCGGCCAGTACCCGCGGCCGTCCTGGCTGCTGGCGGCCCCCGCGCTCGCCCTTCAGACCCTCTTCAACACGGGTGTCTCCATGGTCATGGCGCGTGTCGCCGCGAAGACCCCGGACATCGCCCAGCTGATGCCCTTCGTCCTGCGCACCTGGATGTACGCGTCGGGCGTCATGTGGAGCCTGGACCAGCTGCTCACCGAGGACCGGGTCCCCTCCTACGTCCTGCTGGCGCTGGAGTGCAACCCGGCGGCCGTCTACATCGACCTGATGCGCTACGCGCTGATCGACAGCTTCACCGGGGCGCAGCTGCCCCCGCACGTGTGGGCCGTCGCGGCGGGCTGGGCGCTCGTCTGCGGGATCGGCGGTTTCGTGTACTTCTGGAAGGCCGAGGAGCGGTACGGACGTGGCTGAGACCCCCGGCACCCGAGTCCCCACCGTCGTCGTCGACGACGTGCACATCACCTACACCGTCAACGGCGCGCGCACCGGGCGGGGCAGCGCCACCTCCGCCCTGAACCGGATCGTCTCGCGCGGACAGCCTCGGGGCGCCCGCACGGTGCACGCCGTGAAGGGCGTCAGCTTCGCCGCCTACAAGGGTGAGGCCATCGGCCTGATCGGCTCCAACGGCTCCGGCAAGTCCACCCTCCTCAAAGCGATCGCGGGCCTGCTCCCGCCGTCCCGGGGCCGGGTGCACACCCGGGGCCGGCCCTCACTCCTCGGCGTCAACGCGGCCCTGATGAGCGACCTGACCGGTGAACGCAACGTCGTCCTCGGCGGGCTGGCCATGGGGATGACGCGCGCGCAGATCCGGGAGCGCTACCAGGACATCGTCGACTTCTCCGGGATCAACGAGAAGGGCGACTTCATCACGCTGCCGATGCGCACCTACTCCTCCGGCATGGGCGCCCGGCTGCGGTTCTCCATCGCCGCCGCCAAGAGCCACGACGTCCTGCTGATCGACGAGGCGCTGTCGACGGGCGACGCGAAGTTCCAGCGGCGCAGCAAGGACCGGATCATGGAGCTCCGCGAGCAGGCCGGCACGGTCTTCCTGGTCAGCCACAGCAACAGGTCGATCACCGACACCTGCGACCGGGCGATCTGGCTGGAGGCGGGCACCCTGCGGATGGACGGCCCGGCCGGGGAGGTCGTCGCCGCGTACCAGGAGTACACCGGGCCCGTGAAGGCCAAGAAGAAGAAGTGACACCCGGGGCCCGCGGCCGTGTGCCGGGTCCACCCCGGCCCGGTCCACCCCGGCCCCGGCAGACATGGCACGGCCGCCGGACGCACGGTGCGGGGCACCCGTCCGGCGGCCGGGGAGCGGCGGCGTCCCGCCGCTCCCGGTGACCTCGTGTCACCTCATGCCACCTCACGACGCTTCACGACACCCGGGGTCGCTTCACATCACGTCGCGCCGCTTCAGACGTGCGTACGCAGCAGGGTGCGCATCGTCCGCATCGCCACCGACAGGTTCGCCAGGTCGAAGGACTCCGAGCTCTGGATCTCCTCCAGGGTGGAGCGCGAACGCGCCAGGACCGCCGCGTTCTTCTCCTCCCAGGCGGTGAACCGCTCCTGCGGCGTCGACGTCCCGTTGCCCACGGACAGCACGTCCGACGTCAGGGCCGCGTGCGCCGCGTACAGGTCCTCGCGGATGGAGGCACGGGCCATCGACTGCCAGCGGTCGGCCCGCGGCAGGTCGATGATCCGGTCCATCAGCTCCGCGATGCCCAGCCGGTCACCCAGGTCGTAGTAGACCTCGGCGACCGCCAGCGGCTCCTTGCCCGTACGTTCGGCGATCGCGACGACGTCCAGCGTCGGGAACGCCGAGGAGAACCCGGCCACCCGCACCGCCAGCTCCTCCGGGACACCCGCCGTGGTCAGCTCCTCGAGGATGGAGCCGTACCACTCCAGGTCGGCGCCCTTGAGCAGCTTGGGCAGCTCGCCCCAGACCCGCTCCACACCGGACCGGAAGAACTCCACGGTCTCCGCGATCTCGACCGGCTGCGGCCGGTTGCCGAGCAGCCAGCGCGAACCGCGCTCCACCAGCCGGCGCGAATGCAGCCTGATCCGGGTCTGCACATCGGCGGCCACCTGGTTGTCGAGCGCCTCGACGGCGTCCCACACCGCGGACAGGCCGAAGATCTCCCGGGCCGCGTACTGCGCCCGCACGACCTCCTCCAGCGACGCCCCGGTCTCCTCCCGCAGCCGGTGCAGGAACGTCGAACCACCGCTGTTCACGGTGTCGTTGACCAGCACCGTCGTGATGATCTCGCGGCGCAGCGCATGCCCGGCGACCGCCTCGGGGAAGCGCTCGCCGAGCAGCTTCGGGAAGTAGGAGTGCACCAGCTTCTGCAGGTACGCGTCGTCCGGCAGACCGGTGGTGATCAGCTCCTCGGCCGCCGTGATCTTGGTGTAGGCGAGCAGCACGGCGAGCTCCGGCTGGCTGAGCCCCTTGCCGTGGTTGAGCAGCTCGCGGATCTGCCGGTCGTTGGGCAGGAACTCCAGCGCCCGGTCCAGATGGCCGTCACGGCCCAGCCTGCGCATGAAGCGCTGGTGGGCGTGGAGGAGCGACGGGGCCTCGGCGGAGGCGTTGGCGAGCGCGACGTTCTGCGCGTAGTTGTTGCGCAGCACGAGGCGCCCGACCTCGTCGGTCATCTCGGCGAGCACCTTGTTGCGCTGCTTGACGGTCATGTCGCCGTCCCGGACGACCCCGTTGAGCAGGATCTTGATGTTCACCTCGTGGTCGGAGGTGTCCACACCGGCGCTGTTGTCGATCGCGTCGGTGTCGATCCGGCCGCCGGTACGCGCGAACTCGATCCGCCCGAGCTGGGTGGCCCCGAGGTTTCCGCCCTCGCCGACCACCCGGGCCCGCAGGTCCTGGCCGTCGACGCGGATCGCGTCGTTGCCCTTGTCGCCGACGTCGGCGTTCGACTCGGCCGACGACTTGATGTACGTGCCGATGCCGCCGTTCCACACGAGGTCCACCCTCGCCTTGAGGACGGCCTGCATCAGCTCGGTGGGGGTCATCTTGGTGA from Streptomyces sp. NBC_01754 includes:
- a CDS encoding ABC transporter ATP-binding protein, whose protein sequence is MAETPGTRVPTVVVDDVHITYTVNGARTGRGSATSALNRIVSRGQPRGARTVHAVKGVSFAAYKGEAIGLIGSNGSGKSTLLKAIAGLLPPSRGRVHTRGRPSLLGVNAALMSDLTGERNVVLGGLAMGMTRAQIRERYQDIVDFSGINEKGDFITLPMRTYSSGMGARLRFSIAAAKSHDVLLIDEALSTGDAKFQRRSKDRIMELREQAGTVFLVSHSNRSITDTCDRAIWLEAGTLRMDGPAGEVVAAYQEYTGPVKAKKKK
- a CDS encoding ABC transporter permease, with amino-acid sequence MVSQTAAPPAPAPPSLLPTYEPGELAALAARHGLTVSGARPDLLEYVRQLWGRRHFITAFATAKLTAQYSQAKLGQIWQIMTPLLNAAVYYFIFGVLLNTKRGVPDFVPFLVTGVFIWTFTASSITAGTRAISGNTGLVRALHFPRASLPIALALQQLQQLLFSLGALFLILLAFGQYPRPSWLLAAPALALQTLFNTGVSMVMARVAAKTPDIAQLMPFVLRTWMYASGVMWSLDQLLTEDRVPSYVLLALECNPAAVYIDLMRYALIDSFTGAQLPPHVWAVAAGWALVCGIGGFVYFWKAEERYGRG
- a CDS encoding TetR/AcrR family transcriptional regulator produces the protein MTTERRTGRRAPAGAAVLREDVTDAIRGAVFEELAAVGFARMSIEGIARRAGVGKTAVYRRWKSKLHLVLDLVAAVAAQGMPAPATGSLYGDVRSVLELAAYALRHPVASQVIPDLLVEAARNPEISGAVKAALLDQRQGVAAVVVRSAVERGELPEGSDPDRALDLIVGPLYWRLAVVRGELPKGYLDDLAASAVRALKG